Proteins encoded within one genomic window of Bradyrhizobium sp. 186:
- a CDS encoding (2Fe-2S)-binding protein, producing the protein MSIELTINKTSCTVDVSPDTPLLWVLRDVIGLTGTKYGCGIAQCGACTVHVGSDAIRSCITAVGDVAKPVTTIEGLDAEGNHPVQRAWREERVPQCGYCQAGQIMQAAALLAEMKNPSDQQISDAMAGNICRCGCYQRIQSAVRTASRGV; encoded by the coding sequence ATGAGTATTGAGCTCACGATAAACAAGACATCGTGCACTGTCGACGTGTCTCCGGATACGCCGCTGCTGTGGGTGCTTCGCGATGTGATCGGACTCACGGGCACTAAATATGGGTGCGGAATTGCTCAGTGCGGCGCCTGCACGGTGCACGTAGGCAGCGATGCAATCCGCTCGTGCATCACGGCCGTAGGTGACGTCGCGAAACCAGTCACCACAATCGAGGGGTTGGATGCAGAAGGCAATCACCCCGTTCAGCGGGCATGGCGCGAGGAGCGCGTCCCGCAATGCGGTTATTGCCAGGCAGGACAAATCATGCAGGCCGCCGCTCTCCTTGCCGAGATGAAGAACCCCTCCGATCAGCAGATCAGCGACGCAATGGCGGGGAATATATGCCGCTGCGGCTGCTACCAGCGGATTCAGTCTGCGGTGCGCACAGCCTCAAGGGGGGTCTAA
- a CDS encoding PQQ-dependent dehydrogenase, methanol/ethanol family produces the protein MSKVSRTKAGVWATISTIVGIGVMAGVLGNAAAASDETTEKRLLNATQETSNWLHHHRDYTAQRYSPLNQINRNTVKGLHVAWTMALGGIEGGGIWSHGGLEGTPIVENGFMYVTDGWGSVYKIDLHGANGNLVWKMDPKTDHDWAGAIACCGVNNRGAALWDNFVVSHTLDGRLVVTNKEDGKVAWERKVADPDKGEVITGAPLIVKNMAISGVAGAEYGIRGWIAATDLKSQKEVWRTYTTPGNGEPGNETWKDNHDAWKTGGGSTWVTGSYDPQAQLIYWGVGNPGPDFDTEYRQGDNLYTDSTLALDPDTGKIKWHFQHTPNDPFDYDSVAERVLVDIPVKGKARKVVLEADRNGFGYALDRADGSFLWATPFVKKVTWTKGINPESGKPIEYDPSKSVQTYDPQVTLNRKNTHVTVCPGHNGGKNWPPTAYNPELTTWYIPVIESCDELDNKETNAGDWKAREFFTGGGPVVKLPITGSVTAIDASTGKVTGKYETKYPMLGGLLATPELVFAGHPSGELYALDAKTLNKVWEFNTGGGVNAPPMTFSVDGKQYIAILVGLGGAWDKWNLDSTKGLEKVPPGSMLYVFAL, from the coding sequence ATGTCCAAGGTAAGCAGGACAAAAGCTGGAGTTTGGGCGACCATCAGCACGATCGTCGGGATAGGCGTAATGGCAGGTGTGCTTGGGAATGCGGCGGCTGCTTCGGATGAAACGACCGAAAAGCGGCTTCTCAATGCCACGCAGGAAACGAGCAACTGGCTGCATCACCACCGCGACTACACGGCACAGCGTTACTCACCGCTGAACCAGATCAATCGCAATACGGTCAAGGGGCTGCACGTTGCCTGGACAATGGCTCTGGGCGGCATCGAGGGTGGCGGTATTTGGAGTCATGGCGGCCTCGAAGGAACTCCGATCGTCGAGAACGGATTCATGTATGTCACCGACGGGTGGGGATCTGTCTATAAAATCGATCTTCACGGGGCGAACGGAAATCTGGTCTGGAAAATGGATCCGAAGACCGACCATGACTGGGCCGGTGCCATTGCTTGTTGCGGCGTTAACAATCGAGGCGCTGCGCTATGGGACAATTTTGTAGTCTCTCATACCCTCGATGGGCGATTGGTCGTGACCAACAAGGAAGACGGCAAAGTCGCTTGGGAACGCAAAGTAGCCGATCCAGACAAGGGCGAGGTGATCACTGGCGCGCCATTGATCGTTAAGAACATGGCTATTAGCGGCGTGGCGGGTGCCGAGTACGGCATCCGCGGCTGGATTGCCGCCACCGATTTGAAGTCTCAAAAGGAAGTATGGCGAACCTATACGACTCCAGGGAACGGCGAACCGGGCAACGAAACCTGGAAGGATAATCATGATGCCTGGAAGACGGGTGGGGGGTCGACCTGGGTGACCGGCTCCTACGATCCCCAAGCTCAGTTGATCTACTGGGGCGTCGGCAATCCTGGTCCAGATTTTGATACTGAGTACCGTCAGGGCGACAATCTTTACACTGATAGTACCCTTGCGCTGGATCCGGACACCGGAAAGATCAAATGGCACTTTCAGCACACACCGAATGATCCGTTCGACTATGATAGCGTCGCGGAGAGAGTGCTGGTTGACATCCCTGTCAAGGGAAAGGCGCGCAAGGTGGTCCTTGAAGCCGATCGCAACGGCTTCGGCTATGCGCTCGACCGCGCCGACGGCTCTTTCCTTTGGGCAACGCCCTTCGTGAAGAAGGTGACTTGGACCAAAGGCATTAACCCCGAGAGCGGAAAGCCGATTGAGTATGATCCCAGCAAATCAGTTCAGACCTATGATCCTCAGGTGACGCTGAACCGGAAGAACACGCATGTCACCGTTTGTCCCGGACATAACGGTGGCAAGAACTGGCCGCCCACCGCTTACAATCCAGAACTGACGACCTGGTACATCCCCGTCATCGAGAGCTGCGACGAGCTGGACAACAAGGAGACCAACGCTGGCGATTGGAAGGCGCGCGAGTTCTTCACAGGTGGCGGTCCAGTCGTGAAGCTGCCAATAACGGGGAGCGTAACCGCCATTGACGCTAGCACTGGTAAGGTTACCGGCAAGTATGAGACCAAGTACCCGATGCTGGGTGGGCTGCTTGCAACGCCCGAGTTGGTGTTCGCCGGCCATCCATCCGGAGAACTCTACGCGCTCGATGCCAAGACTCTGAACAAGGTATGGGAATTCAATACCGGTGGCGGCGTCAACGCTCCGCCCATGACGTTCTCGGTCGATGGAAAGCAGTATATTGCGATCCTCGTGGGACTGGGTGGCGCCTGGGACAAGTGGAACCTCGATTCCACCAAAGGCCTGGAGAAAGTCCCGCCGGGCTCCATGCTCTACGTCTTCGCGTTGTGA
- a CDS encoding molybdopterin cofactor-binding domain-containing protein, translating to MNVHAPRTSSSPCVKIENVSRRQFLRSTAAVAAFVLAAEISSLEPGLAYETGGAQMPHSVVNDPHVFVSIDSSGIVLITAHRSEMGTGIRTSLPMVVADEMEADWSKVRIVQAVADEPRYGNQDTDGSRSMRHFFQPMRQVGAAMRQMLEQAAATQWGVALSEVQAANHEVIHRSTSRKLGYGELAEAAMDLPTPPAESLKFKPDSAFRYMGQGKIPIYDLFDITVGKAEYGYDVRLPGMKYAVIARPPVVGGRIKSLDATDALKIPGVEKVLELKVSWAPPAAFSPLGGIAVVATNTWAAIKGREALKVDWEDGANGDYDSAGYRRQMAEVANKPGRIERNQGDFDKAFAAASKVLSAEYYVPHLAQASMEPLVATAAIRNGECEVWAPLQYPFGAREAFAKLLDLPIEKIKVNVTLLGGGFGRKCQSDFAQEAVLLSKALDGAPVKLAWTREDDLHHGFYHTVTYSRLDAGVDSSGKVIAWRHRSVAPTLFANFKPDPKREQAVELGLGLTDVALDIPNMRVETGEAAALTRIGWFRSVNNIPHAFAVQSFIAEIAQALGKDPKDFLLEIIGLPRQLELETLGVTDPLWNYGDPYSTYPIDTGRLANVVNLAASRANWGRSLPKGSGLGIAAHRSFLSYVATVVEVGVDRQGKLIIPRVETAIDCGFAVNPERIRSQIEGAAVMGLSNFIGEISFKNGRAEQSNFDDYPVARIDNAPINVRVHIVPNGSDVPAGGVGEPGVPPFLPALCNAIFAATGKRIRSLPAGNQIRV from the coding sequence ATGAACGTGCATGCGCCGAGAACCTCGTCCAGTCCTTGCGTAAAAATCGAGAACGTTAGCCGCCGTCAGTTCCTTCGCTCGACGGCCGCTGTGGCCGCCTTCGTTCTCGCTGCCGAGATCTCTAGCCTCGAGCCGGGTCTAGCATACGAAACCGGTGGCGCTCAGATGCCGCATAGTGTTGTCAATGATCCGCATGTCTTCGTATCGATTGATTCGTCGGGGATCGTTTTGATTACGGCCCACCGTTCCGAGATGGGCACAGGGATTCGAACGTCACTTCCGATGGTGGTGGCGGACGAAATGGAAGCGGATTGGTCGAAGGTCCGTATAGTCCAAGCGGTCGCCGATGAGCCGCGGTACGGCAATCAGGACACCGACGGCTCTCGTAGCATGCGTCACTTCTTCCAACCGATGAGACAAGTCGGCGCGGCGATGCGCCAGATGCTGGAGCAAGCGGCGGCAACACAGTGGGGAGTTGCCTTATCAGAGGTTCAAGCGGCCAATCACGAGGTCATACATCGATCGACCAGCCGCAAGCTCGGCTACGGTGAACTCGCCGAAGCCGCGATGGACTTGCCGACCCCGCCAGCAGAGAGCCTCAAGTTCAAGCCTGATAGTGCTTTCCGGTATATGGGGCAGGGCAAGATCCCAATCTATGACTTGTTCGACATCACTGTCGGCAAGGCGGAGTACGGATATGATGTCCGCTTGCCGGGCATGAAATACGCCGTAATTGCCCGTCCTCCCGTGGTCGGCGGCAGGATAAAGTCCTTGGACGCAACAGATGCCCTCAAAATTCCAGGCGTCGAAAAGGTCTTGGAACTCAAGGTCAGCTGGGCGCCGCCTGCCGCATTCTCACCTCTTGGAGGGATCGCGGTGGTGGCTACGAACACGTGGGCGGCCATAAAGGGTCGAGAAGCCCTGAAGGTCGACTGGGAAGACGGCGCAAATGGGGATTACGATTCCGCCGGATATCGACGGCAGATGGCCGAAGTGGCGAACAAGCCGGGTCGTATCGAGCGCAATCAGGGAGATTTCGACAAGGCGTTCGCGGCCGCGTCGAAAGTTCTATCCGCGGAGTATTACGTGCCGCACCTCGCTCAAGCCTCGATGGAACCGCTGGTTGCGACAGCGGCCATTCGCAATGGCGAGTGCGAGGTTTGGGCTCCGTTGCAATATCCGTTTGGCGCGCGCGAAGCATTCGCCAAGCTGCTCGATTTGCCAATCGAGAAGATCAAAGTGAACGTCACTCTTCTTGGCGGTGGCTTTGGCCGAAAGTGCCAATCGGATTTCGCGCAGGAAGCCGTACTGCTCTCGAAGGCACTCGATGGCGCGCCGGTTAAGCTCGCCTGGACGCGAGAGGACGACCTCCATCATGGCTTCTATCATACTGTCACTTATTCGCGCTTGGACGCAGGGGTTGACTCATCGGGAAAAGTGATTGCATGGCGGCATCGTTCGGTGGCGCCGACCTTGTTTGCGAATTTCAAGCCTGACCCGAAGCGCGAGCAGGCTGTTGAACTTGGGTTGGGGCTTACAGATGTTGCGCTGGACATCCCAAATATGCGCGTCGAGACTGGTGAAGCGGCGGCGCTGACGCGAATTGGCTGGTTTCGGTCAGTCAACAACATACCTCATGCGTTTGCCGTACAATCCTTTATCGCAGAGATCGCACAGGCCTTGGGGAAGGATCCCAAAGACTTCCTCCTCGAAATCATCGGGCTCCCACGACAGCTTGAGCTTGAGACACTCGGGGTGACGGATCCGCTTTGGAACTACGGCGATCCGTATTCAACCTACCCCATCGACACCGGACGGCTCGCGAACGTGGTCAACTTGGCGGCCTCGCGTGCGAACTGGGGAAGATCGCTTCCAAAGGGAAGCGGGCTCGGAATCGCAGCACACCGGAGCTTCCTGTCGTACGTGGCGACAGTTGTTGAAGTTGGGGTGGATCGTCAAGGAAAGCTCATCATCCCGCGCGTCGAGACTGCTATCGACTGCGGTTTTGCCGTCAACCCCGAGCGGATTCGGTCCCAGATTGAGGGGGCAGCAGTCATGGGGCTCAGCAATTTCATCGGCGAGATTTCGTTCAAGAATGGCCGCGCCGAGCAGAGCAATTTTGATGACTATCCGGTGGCCCGCATAGACAATGCACCGATAAATGTGCGTGTTCACATCGTTCCGAACGGTTCTGACGTGCCCGCGGGCGGTGTCGGCGAGCCGGGAGTGCCGCCTTTTCTGCCTGCGCTCTGCAACGCTATTTTTGCGGCCACGGGCAAACGTATCCGTTCTCTTCCGGCAGGCAATCAGATCCGAGTCTAG
- a CDS encoding NAD-binding protein translates to MVGSNETRFPVAESILAAFRETVLHVGDVGQGHKIKLVYNSMTMGIAAVAAEVCQFAHGLDLDLVILRSLIGRGSINSGIFQAFVAFLLGEKPDVLAISIANSAKDIECALRLAGESAVSVPVLTAAAQKFRVSVMAGKGELTLAHFSGP, encoded by the coding sequence ATGGTCGGATCTAATGAAACGCGTTTTCCTGTCGCTGAAAGCATTCTTGCTGCATTTCGTGAGACCGTTCTTCATGTCGGCGATGTCGGACAAGGTCACAAGATCAAACTTGTCTACAACAGTATGACGATGGGCATAGCGGCGGTAGCCGCGGAGGTCTGCCAATTTGCGCACGGTCTTGACCTCGATCTCGTAATACTCCGCTCTTTAATCGGTCGCGGCTCTATTAATAGCGGAATATTCCAAGCTTTCGTGGCCTTTTTGTTGGGCGAGAAACCCGATGTCTTGGCAATATCAATTGCGAATTCGGCAAAGGATATCGAGTGCGCTTTGCGCTTAGCAGGCGAGAGTGCAGTGTCGGTGCCGGTCTTGACTGCTGCGGCGCAAAAATTCCGTGTCTCAGTTATGGCGGGCAAAGGCGAGCTGACGCTAGCTCATTTCTCCGGCCCTTAA
- a CDS encoding FkbM family methyltransferase has translation MHSKFENQSIIQEVDRLHLPQSRIKHFAPVSYAQAGEDIILEGILAARLCKSLRSWDSIFYVEIGANHPISTSSTYLMYERGAQGVLVEPNPELGALIRTARPRDVLVPAVVLPAPQASATLFIGNAHELSSVDEAHVKSFGDFDGLGGIRDHIEVSAVGINELLIPYSNKVDFLSIDCEGLDHDLIKAIDYERIRPAVIQCEPSEHFLKGNRARIINLMECRSYRLAAMTDINVIFERLT, from the coding sequence GTGCATTCCAAGTTTGAAAATCAGTCCATAATTCAAGAGGTCGATAGGCTTCATCTTCCGCAGTCTCGGATCAAGCACTTCGCCCCGGTTAGCTATGCCCAAGCGGGCGAAGACATCATTCTGGAAGGAATTTTGGCTGCAAGACTCTGCAAAAGCCTAAGATCTTGGGACAGTATATTCTATGTCGAGATCGGAGCCAACCATCCCATATCTACCTCGAGTACCTATCTTATGTACGAAAGGGGCGCGCAAGGTGTTCTAGTTGAACCCAATCCTGAGTTGGGAGCGCTGATCCGGACTGCGCGCCCGAGAGACGTTCTCGTGCCGGCAGTTGTCTTGCCTGCTCCGCAGGCCTCCGCCACGCTCTTCATCGGAAACGCCCATGAGCTTTCGTCTGTGGATGAAGCACATGTTAAAAGTTTTGGCGACTTCGACGGCTTAGGAGGTATCCGAGACCATATCGAGGTGAGCGCTGTGGGTATTAACGAGCTATTGATCCCATACTCCAACAAGGTCGACTTCTTGTCTATCGATTGCGAAGGACTGGATCACGATCTCATTAAAGCGATTGACTACGAGCGTATCAGACCTGCTGTCATCCAGTGCGAGCCAAGCGAGCATTTTCTGAAGGGCAACAGGGCTCGTATCATCAATTTGATGGAATGCAGATCATACCGGCTTGCCGCAATGACCGACATCAACGTCATCTTCGAGCGATTGACCTAA